The genomic segment AAGCCGCCGGGCTAGAAGAGACGCTGCGTTCCGGCACGTTCACTGTGTTCGCGCCAACGGACGCCGCCTTCGAGGCACTCCCCGAGGGGACCGTGGATACGCTGCTCAAACCCGAGAACAAGGACCAGCTGGTGGCGATTCTGACGTACCACGCGGTGGTAGGCGAAGTGCCAGCTGCGGACGTGGTGAACCTGGACAAGGCCACCACGGTCAATGGCGCTGACGTCACCATCGAGGTCGTCGACGGGAAGGTCATCCTGAATGGCACCGTCGAAGTCACGATGACCGACATCGAGGCGTCGAACGGCATCATCCACGTCATCGATGGCGTGTTGCTGCCGCCAGAGGGCTGAAGCGCGCTGACTAGAAACGGTTGAACCTCACGCTGCCGTCATAGCTCAAGCAGTCGTCGACTCGGATCCGTTGGACGCTCGAAAGAGAATCCAGGGGGAAATAATTGAGTTCGGAGTGCTCGGGAGAAAGCACGACTGGAGCGGCGGGGAGAGTGACCTTGAAGATGAACACCTGGCTCTTGTGCGTCGCGTGATAGTAGACCCCCGTTAGGGGGCCCAGCTGAATCGCGACGCCGAGCTCCTCGTGGCACTCGCGACATAAGGCGACGTCGGGTGTTTCCCCTGGTTCGAGCGCGCCTCCTGGGAGCCCCCAGCGTTTCTCGCCGTACGTCGCGCGGAGCTGCAATACCTGCTGCTCCGCGTTGAGGATGACGGCGTGCGCGCTCAGGCGAAAGCGATCGGTGTATGCCACGCGGCGAGCATAGCCGACCTGTCAGAAGCGGGCGCTCGCACTCTGTGAGACCGAGGCGGAGACCGCGCTTGCATCGGCTGGGCCGTGGCGATGCAGCTGGTAGATCCGATTGCGCCAGCTGATCAGATCCTCGAACTCGCGAGCTAGCTCTGGCTGGGTCCAGGCGCGTTCCACCGCGGGGCTCAGCTTGATGTAGGTGTGAGCGACGGGGCGCACGCCTTGAAGCAGTGTCGCTGCCCAGATGTCGAAGGCGCTGAAGTGCTCGCCTTGGAGGTAGGGTGTCTCGGCTCGACGCTGGCGCAGCTCCGTCAATACCTCGCGGATACTTGCTCGGTTGCGATCATCGGCTTTCAGGTCTGCGGAGTACTTGCGCGCGATGAAGCGAGCCGCTGTCGCTGCGACGGGCCGCATCATCGGCGTGAGTGACTCGGGCGCCGCCGCTCGCGCGCTCTCTCTGAGGGCTTCGGGGTCGGCGAGGATTGCCGCCGTCACCAGCGCGCGCGCAGCCTGAAGCGCGGTTTCGACACGAGCGCTGAAGGCGGCAAAGTCTGGATGGTCGGTGCCGAGAGGTGCGCCCCGCCCAACTGCGTCGGCGTGCTGGGCGATGGCCAACGAGTCACCAATCGCCAAGTCCCCATCCACGAACAACGGCACACTCGCCTTGGACGTTCCTGCGTTGCGCGAGCGCCAGCGCAGGCTTGGCTCGCCGATCAAGATCAGGTGCTCGCGATAGCGGTGGGGAATGCGGTGATGGTCGAGTGCCCAGCGGGCTCGCTCAGTCCAGGGGGAGTAGGCCAGGCCATATAGGGTTCTGCTCACGTCGACCTCCAGCAGCGAGTGTACGGGCGGCGGAGGCGCGGAGCATTGACATCGATCAAGAACCGGCGCGCCGCTTGTTTCGCACGCGGCTGAGGGACTCCGGAGTCACTCCCAGATAGGACGCGACGTGGTAGCCGGGCATACGCTGGACGATGTCCGACTCCATGTGGCGCACGAAGTAGGCATAGCGTTCTTCCGCGGACTTCCACTGCAAGGTGCGCAGGCGGCGCTCCATACTGAGGTAGTGCTGCTCTGCGAGGGCGCGACGCAAGCGCTCAACGAGCCCTCCTGCGTGAGCGGCTTCGAAGTCGCACAGGCGCAGACGAAAGCCGCTGACTTCCGAGACTGCTTCGACCCATTCCTCTGCAGGCTCCTCGGTAATCAAGCTAGAGAGCGCCGTGGCGACTGCTGGGGCGCAGAGTAGGCGTAGGTTCACCTCTCGCGCGTCGTGCAAGTAGTACACGCGCACCAAGCCGCTCTGCAGGATGATCAGGTCGCGACAGATTTCACCGTGGGGAAACAGGGTGGCGCCCGCTTGATAGCTGATGGGGCTGATGAACGCTGCGAGGCTCGAGAGCTCTTCAGGGCTCAGCTGGATATGGTGCTCGAACGGATTCGCGTACTGAGCCATACCCTCCCCCCCAAAAAAAAGAATGCGCCGATCAGAAGAACCCACCGCGGCGCGGCGCGAAGACGTGGGTGCGCTCCCACAGCGACTTGGGCAAGCGCCGCTCGAGGATTTGGTGGACCTCTTCTGGCCTGTAGATCTGGCTGAAGTGCATCAGCACCAGGTGTTCGTTGTTGAACTCACCCGCGCGCTCCAAGAGCTCGTCCAGGTGGATGTGGCAGCCAGCGCGGCTCGCTGATAGCTCCTTGCGTTCGTCGAGGAACGAACACTCCATGATCAGGACGCGGGTCTCGAGCAGGCTCGGGTGGGTGTCGATCACGCGCAGCAGCGTGTCCGTGGCGTAGGCCAGCTCCAGGTGCTCGACCTGGTCGAACAGCTGCTCGCCTGCTTTGCGGCGCCGACCTATCTCGGCGCCGTCCAGCTGCTTGAACTCGGGCTTGAGCTTGTTTACCCTGCGGAAAAATTGATAGCCGACACTGGGGACCGGATGATGGGTCTTGAACGCGCGCACCCGAAGGTCGGCCTTGAGTTGGTGTTCGTCGCCGTCCTCCACCCCAACGCCGTCCACGGAGAGATCGTAACGCTGGATCTTCGTCATGTGCTCCAGCGCTTGGTCCAGGTGCTCCTGCACCGCCTTGGGCATGAATACTCGCGGCTTCGGCTTGCTCATCATGCCGCGGATCCCAAGCAGCCCTACCAGGCCGCCCAAGTGATCCGCGTGGCCGTGGCTGAGGAACACGTTGTCGGTCCCCGCGAAGCCGCGCAGGGTGATCCCGGCGTCGAAGACCGCGTCGAGCTCCGGGACTTGAAGGCTCGTGTACACGCCGCCCACGGAGATCCCCCGCACGGTGTAGTTGCCCGCTTTGACTTCCAGCACCCCAGCCATGACTAGCTCAGCTGCTTGAGGGTATTACGCCCGACAATCACTCCCGGGAGCCCCGCGAGCAGACCAAAGAACAGGTTGTACACGGCCTCTGGGTAGCCGTTCGATGAGAGGCGCGCGATGTCCGTGGGGGTGAGACCAGGCGCTTGCGTCGCCTGATAGGTCGCCATGACCCCGCTGAGGGTGCCGAGGAGGCCCAACGCGATCGCGAGGAAGCCCAGGCGGATCGCGGTCTTCGCGATGCGCGGCAGATCCTTCCACTCGCGGTTCGTGCCGATGATGCACAGCGTGGTGGCCAAGATGGGCGCGGCCATCACGACGAGCAGAGCAACGGCTGCGACATCTGTGCTCGAAGCGATCGCGTACATCAGTTCAAGTTCCGGTTCGGCGACGGATCCGGTTCGTCCACGCCGATGGGCGATGCGTGGTGGTGCAGCATGCGCCAGCTCCCGCGCTCCAGCACGAACAGGTTCGTAGCTGCCACGCGTGTGCGGCCTACGCGTTCCACGCAAGTCACCATGCCAGCCTCCCCAAAAAGAGTCGCCTGTTCGTTGACGCACTGAATCCGCGGGGAATCAGGGTTGCTGAGGATGGCGCGCCAGCTCGCGAGCACTGGCCCCCGCCCGTACAGCGCCGGAGCGCCCGGGTGGATGCACACTACGATGGACTCCTTGGCCCACAGCGCATCCATCTGTTCGTAGTCGCGATCGCGAAACGCTCGATAGAACTCGGAGTTTGCAGCTAGCAGAGCTTTTTCGGACACGGTGTGGACCTCTACAACAGCTTCACGACCCAGGCGGCGCCGATCCACGCTCCGATGGCGGAGCCAAGAGTTGCAAACACTGCCACCAACAGCACGCGCGTGAAGTTGTTCTTGCGCATCTCCGCAAAGCCAGTGATGTCGGCGACGCCTTCACAGTCCTCCACCGTCGGCTTACGCAGCCAGGCCTCGCACAGGCCCGCAACCATGCCCGCCCCGATCGTTGGGTTCAGTGAAGTGATGGGGGAAGCGACCCCGGCGACGAGCACGGTGAGTGGCCGCGCTCCTGCGATGATCGACATCACCGCCGCGCCGATCACGTTGGGGATCAGCCAAGCAAAGATCATCTGCTTGAGCCCCTCGCTCGAGTGGTTCACGTAGCCGTAGTAGAAGGCGCCCAGCACGATCAGCGGGATCACCCATTTGAAGACTCGCCCGGCGATACCGGGCGGCGGGATCTTCGATAGCTCCTCGAGGTCAGCGCGCTTGCCCAGCTGGTTCAGCATGCCCTGGACGTGGCCAGCGCCGACCACGGCCACGATCTTTTTCCCCGGGGCATCAGCGATCTTGGTCATCAAGAAACGATCGCGCTCGTCGATCAACGGGACCTGCACTTGAGGCATCGCCTGAGCGAACTCGTGCATCATTTCGTTGATGACGTCGCGGTCCTTGAGTTCCTCGATCTGTTCTTCGTCGATCTCCGCGGAGCCGAAGAAGGCCGCGTTCATCGCAGCCAGCACCTTGAGCTTGTTGAAGAAGCTCAGGTTGCCCCAGGTGCGCTTGAGGGTCGCTTGGATGTCGCGGTCGGCGAGCACCAAGTGGGCGCCCAGGGCGTCGGCTTCGCGCACGGCGGCGTGGAGCTCTGCACCGGGCTTCACGCCAAGCTTGTCTCCCATGCGCCGCTGGTAGGAGCTGAGCACCAGGCTCGACAGCAGAAACAGCACCTTCTGCTGGCGGATCACCGCGAAGATATCCAGCTTGCGCCAGCGGTTCTCGTCCACCAGCGCTTCGTGGCGCATCGCGTCCAACTCCACACACACGGTGTCCGGCTTTACCTCGCGGATCACCCGCGTGACTTCCTCGACGCTCTTCGGAGAAACGTGAGCGGTCCCCACGATGTACACGTCGCGCCCTTCGATCTCCACGTGAGTCACGTTGCGGCTCGTGAGCGCGCTGGTGCTCGCCTCTCCGGCTACGGGGTTTAGCGGATTGGAAGGCGAGTCGGTGCCGCTCTGCGGCGCTTCGGGGGCGGTCTCGGCCATGGGTGCGAGGCTGTTAGCTTGGATCAGGCATTGAATCCAGTTGGCCGCGCCGGTGGCGTCGGTGGCCTCGACTTGTGAAGCACCAAGACGCTATCTTCTGGCGGGGAAAACGAGTCGCGGGGGCGCGGCTGGGGAGCTACGAAGTGGCGAAGTTTGCAGGTTTTTCGCGTGAGACCATCAAGTTCTTGCAAGGGCTTCAGGACCACAATGACAAGGCGTGGTTCGACGCTCATCGAGCGGAGTACGAGGAACACTACCTTGAACCGGCCAAAGCGTTCGTCAGTGCGCTCGCGCCGACCTTCGAGAAGTGGCGTCCGGGCCTGCATGCCGAACCCCGGGTCAACGGATCGATCTTTCGCATCAACCGTGACGTCCGCTTTTCCAAGGACAAGACGCCCTACAAACATCACTTGGACTTGTGGTTCTGGGAGGGGGAGGGACGCAACTTCGGCTGCCCCGGGTTGTTCTTTCGACTCCTGCCTGGAGAGCTGATCATGGGTGTTGGTCTGCATAAGCTCGACAAGGATTGGTTGCGTAAATACCGCGCGGCAATTCTAGACGACGTTAGCGCCAAAGAGCTACAGAAGGTGCTGACCAAGGTCGAGAAGGCGGGCTACGCCATCGGTGGGCGAAACCTTGCCCGTGTGCCGCGCGGCCTACCTCCAGATCACCCACGCGCTGACTTGCTACGACACGACGGCATCACGGCGACGCTGGAGACACCGCTCCCGAAGGATCTCTACACCCCGAACTTCCCCAAGTTCTGCCTGGGCCACTTCAAGGCCATGCTGCCGCTTCACACCTGGTTGGTGGAGCTGGGCAGTCGGAAGTAGGCGACTTCTGAGTCGCTTGCCCTTTCAAGGTCAGCGATGCCGGCGCCTCGAGCGACGTCTCTCGCCTTTTTGGGGGTGGGGGTTAGGAGCCCTGCTGGCAGTCACCTGGGTCAGCCCCACGAGCGCCCAACCCAACGACGCGACCACGAAGCCCGGCGCAAGCAAGCCCAAGCCGCCCCCGCTCGTGCCGCCCAAGGCGCTGAGCGACACCGAGGTGTTGCGCCCGGCAGGGACGGAAGCCGAAGCCGACGTGCTCCTCGAGTTGACCATCGACGAGCGCGGCAAGGTCACACGGGTCGTGGTGCTAAAAGGCGAAGAACCGTACGCCAGCAAAGCCAAGAGCGCCGCCGAGGCGTGGCGTTTCCGACCGGCGCTGCGCGGCGAGCAACCTGTATCCGCGAGGATTCGATTTGTGGTGCACTTCGCCGCGCCTCAGGCGCCTGAGCCCGAGCCTGAGGTCGAACAGCCAGCGCCTGAGAGCGCGAGCGCAACAGAGACGCCGCCGAAAACCGCCCCAGCGCCTGGTGCCTCCCCCCCAAAAAAGCCACCACCCGAGGACGAAGTCGTCGTGCTCGGCAACCGCACGCCGCCGGGAGCGGTGACGTTGAATCGCGCTGAGGTGCGTCAGCTACCCGGTGCATTCGGCGACCCGTTTCGCGCCATCGAGGCGCTACCTGGCGTGACGCCGCTGATCAGCGGTGTGCCGTTTTTCTACGTGCGCGGCGCGCCGCCGGGCAACGTGGGCTACTTCCTCGACGGCATCCGGGTGCCGCTCTTGTATCACATCGGCCTTGGACCGTCCGTCATCCACCCAGGTATCGTCAAGCAAGTCGACTTGTATCCCGGCGGATACCCCGCTCGCTTCGGGCGCTTCGCGGGAGGCATCGTCTCCGGTGAAACCGCAGAGCCGCGTACGGATCTGCTGCACGGCGAGGCGAGCGTGCGCCTGGTCGACGCTGGCGCTCTCGTGGAGTCGCCGTTCGCCGGCGGCAAAGGTACGGCGCTAGTCGCGGGGCGTTACGCTTACCCAGGGCTCGTGCTCCAGCTGTTCGCTCCGGAAGCCATCTTGCGCTACTGGGACTACCAGACCCGCGCGAGCTACGAGGTCACTCCCGACGATCGCCTGACACTGTTCAGCTTCGGCGCCTACGATTACCTCGGGGAAGTACAACCGGATGGCACCACGGACACCTTCTTCAACACCCAGTTCCACCGCGTGGACCTACGCTGGGACCAACGCCATAGCGCGAGCACCAACTCGCGCACGGCGCTCTACGTCGGGTTGGATCGCACTCAAGGGGAAGAAGGCACGTTCCTCCGCGACCGCTTGGCGCACTTACGGTATCAGCTCGACTACCGCGCTTCAGACCAAGCGACGTACAGCGTCGGGGCGGACTTCGCGCTGGACCACTACGACGTGCGCTTCACTGATTCGGAAGATCAGGAAGACATCGGCAGACTGTTTCCTGCCCGCACCGACTACGCCATGGGTGCGTTTGGGCAAGTGGAGTGGAGACCGGAGCGCTGGCTGACGGTGACGCCAGGTGTCCGTGTCGATTGGTACTATTCGAACGCCGAATACGCGCTCGCCGTAGAGCCCCGGGTGAGCGCGCGCTACGACATCAACCAACGTTGGCGATTGATTCACGCGCTGGGTGTGGCGCACCAGCCGCCGGCGTTCGTGATCCCGCTGCCTGGTTTTCAGGTCTCTGGTCTGGAGGATGGCTTGCAGCGTTCGCTCCAGCACAGCGCCGGCGTGGAGACCGACTTGCCCTGGGATGTCACGGCGAGCGTTACGCTGTTTCAGAACGCGTTCTTCAACATGACCGACGCCTTGAGTCGCCGCGGTCAAAACAACGACGAGCCCGGCGACGGAGGCAGCGACGGCGGCAGCAACGACGCAGAAGAATTCAGCGAGCGAGCCCTGGGGCACTCGTACGGCGTCGAGGTGTACGTGCGCCGTCAGTTGACCAAGTCGGTCGGCGGGTTCATCTCCTACACGCTGTCTCGCTCGGAACGCAGCATTAACCGGGAATCGTTTCCGTCGGGATTCGATCGGACCCACGTGCTCAACCTGGCGTTGAGCTTCAACCTGGGCAAGCGCTGGCGAGCTGGCACGCGCGCGGTGTTCTACTCGGGCTACCCGCTCAGTAGCGATGCACTTGCGGGGCTGAGGTCAGAACACCCCGAGCGGATCCCTGCCTTTTGGCGCCTGGACTGGCGCTTGGAGAAGCGGTGGCGGCTCGGCAAGACGGGTTCTTGGGCGCTCGTGTTCGAGGTGGTGAACACCACACTCAACAAGGAGACCATCGACGTCGAGTGCGACCGCTTCGAAGATGGCCTCGGGAACTCGTCCTCGACCTGCCGTGAAGAAAAGATCGGACCCGTGACGATCCCGAGCATTGGCGTCGAGGCGTTCTTCTAGTGAGGCGAATCCGTGATTCGCTGAACAAGGACACTAGCTCAGGGTGCGCTCGAGCCCTTCGGTGTGCACGTAGCGGAACCACACCAGGTCGTCGATTTCGGCGCGCCCCGTGCCGGAGTTGAACACGGGCTTGTCCGCTCCCCACCGCCGGGTGAGGCGATCGACGGCGCAACGCGCGACCTCGAAGTACTCGTTGCGCTCTGCGGCGAGCTGCGCCTCGCTCATCGGACCCTCGTGGTCGCCAGCTGCGAACGACTGCGCCGCCTCTCGAAGTGCCTCGACCGTGAGCTCGATGGGCTCGATATCTGGCACAGGCTGCTCGGTGTGGCGCCACACCCCATCTCGCCAGTTCAAGCGATAGAGCGGCACGAACGTCTCGCCGTGATCCGCGACGAACTCGATGGCGCTCAGCAAGAACTCCAGGTCGGGCGCGTTTGCGTAGAAAGGTAGCGTCACGCGTACCCAGCCCGGCTTGATACCGATGACGTGTTTCTGTATTAGCGTGCGGAAACGCTCCGAGTGCGCGCGGTCGATGCTCAACAGGCGGTGCCCGTAGGGCCCAGCGCACGCACAGCCGGCGCGATTCTGGATGCCGAACAGGTGGTCCAGCAAGGCTGACACCAGGTCGTGATGCAAACCGGTGATGTTGAAGCTGATGATCGCCAGACGCTCCGTCGTCGCCGGACCAAGGACTTGGATCTTGGGGTGGGCCGAGAGGCGCTCGATGGCCTGCTTTGCGAGTTCGATCTCATGCTCGCGGATCCGCTCGGGACCGATCATCTCCTTCACCAAGAACGCCGTGCCTGCGCGCACGTCGCCCATGATGGCTGGCGTACCGGCTTCCTCTCGCTCCGCGAGATGGCTGACGTAGTCAATGGCGTCTTTTCCCGCGCCCGCCACGTAGTCCACCGTGCCGCCGCCGGGCTTTTCCGGGATGCGGGTGATGAACAACGCGCGATTTGCCGCGAGGATACCCGAGGCCTGGGGCCCTCCGATGAACTTGTGCGTCGACAAGAACAGCGCGTCGATGCGCGCATCCTCGTCTCCCTGGGGATGCATATCGATGGGCACGTAGGGTCCCGCCGCGGCGTAGTCGAAGCACGCGAACGCGCCAAAGCGATGCAGTAGCCGCGCGACGGCCGGCACGTCCGACAGCACACCAGTCACGTTGCTCGCGGCAGAGAAGGAGCCGAGCTTGAACGGGCGGTCCGCGTACTTCTTGAGCTGTTGCTCGAGGTGATCGAGGTCAATGCGCCCTGCGTCGTCCAGGGCGATTTCCACGACTTCCGCGATCGACTCGACCCACGGAAGCTCGTTGCTGTGATGTTCGTAGGGACCGATGAAGACCACCGGGCGCTCTTCGTCCTGGATTGCAGCGGACCAGCCGAAGCGACGCTCGAGGGGCTCTGGCAGGTTCCAGCCGAGGAGGCCGATCAACTTGTTGATCGCTGCCGTCGCACCAGGGCCAGTGAACAATACTTCATCTTCCGGACCCGCGTTCAACGTGCGACGCACCACAGCCCGCGCGTTCTCTCGCAAGGTGGTCACGATGCGGCCCGTGGAGCTCACCGCAGTGTGGGTGTTTGCGTAGAACGGCCTGACGCGGCGCATCCAAGCTTCGATGAAGTGCAGGTAGCGACCCGTCGCGGTCAAATCTGCATAGAAAATCAGCCGTCGACCGAACGGAGTCTCGAGGTGGGCCCTGCGGCCTACTTCGTGTTGGCGGATGAAGGCGGCAATCTCATGGAAGGCTTCCACGACGCCCGGTCTACTCCAGCGGCCAGCGCCGCTCAAGGACAGCCTATTGGCACTTGCCGCTGAAGAGCTTGATATCGCGAACCGCAATCTGTGCGCTGTAGACGCCTGTTGCGCCGGTGATGCCCAGCTTGCGCGCTCCGTTTAATCCAAGTTTCGCGCGCGTCACAGTCGCAGTTGACGCGGGGTCCGTACTCGCGTGCAGGGCTAGGGCGACATCGCCCTGGTGGACTCGCAAGCGCACCAGCTTCGCGCCAGCACTGCGCTGCACCTTCGCTCGCGAGCTTGGCTCATCCATATACGGGACGCCTTC from the Polyangiaceae bacterium genome contains:
- a CDS encoding fasciclin domain-containing protein, which translates into the protein MRLFAKTGWTRLAITLTAVAALGLAGCSDDDSSSGSGGSAGMSSGGSAGMSSGGSAGQTQDMDIVDTAVAAGSFNTLVAAVQAAGLEETLRSGTFTVFAPTDAAFEALPEGTVDTLLKPENKDQLVAILTYHAVVGEVPAADVVNLDKATTVNGADVTIEVVDGKVILNGTVEVTMTDIEASNGIIHVIDGVLLPPEG
- a CDS encoding NUDIX domain-containing protein; this translates as MAYTDRFRLSAHAVILNAEQQVLQLRATYGEKRWGLPGGALEPGETPDVALCRECHEELGVAIQLGPLTGVYYHATHKSQVFIFKVTLPAAPVVLSPEHSELNYFPLDSLSSVQRIRVDDCLSYDGSVRFNRF
- a CDS encoding glutathione S-transferase, whose product is MSRTLYGLAYSPWTERARWALDHHRIPHRYREHLILIGEPSLRWRSRNAGTSKASVPLFVDGDLAIGDSLAIAQHADAVGRGAPLGTDHPDFAAFSARVETALQAARALVTAAILADPEALRESARAAAPESLTPMMRPVAATAARFIARKYSADLKADDRNRASIREVLTELRQRRAETPYLQGEHFSAFDIWAATLLQGVRPVAHTYIKLSPAVERAWTQPELAREFEDLISWRNRIYQLHRHGPADASAVSASVSQSASARF
- a CDS encoding Crp/Fnr family transcriptional regulator produces the protein MAQYANPFEHHIQLSPEELSSLAAFISPISYQAGATLFPHGEICRDLIILQSGLVRVYYLHDAREVNLRLLCAPAVATALSSLITEEPAEEWVEAVSEVSGFRLRLCDFEAAHAGGLVERLRRALAEQHYLSMERRLRTLQWKSAEERYAYFVRHMESDIVQRMPGYHVASYLGVTPESLSRVRNKRRAGS
- a CDS encoding MBL fold metallo-hydrolase; amino-acid sequence: MAGVLEVKAGNYTVRGISVGGVYTSLQVPELDAVFDAGITLRGFAGTDNVFLSHGHADHLGGLVGLLGIRGMMSKPKPRVFMPKAVQEHLDQALEHMTKIQRYDLSVDGVGVEDGDEHQLKADLRVRAFKTHHPVPSVGYQFFRRVNKLKPEFKQLDGAEIGRRRKAGEQLFDQVEHLELAYATDTLLRVIDTHPSLLETRVLIMECSFLDERKELSASRAGCHIHLDELLERAGEFNNEHLVLMHFSQIYRPEEVHQILERRLPKSLWERTHVFAPRRGGFF
- a CDS encoding nuclear transport factor 2 family protein, with protein sequence MSEKALLAANSEFYRAFRDRDYEQMDALWAKESIVVCIHPGAPALYGRGPVLASWRAILSNPDSPRIQCVNEQATLFGEAGMVTCVERVGRTRVAATNLFVLERGSWRMLHHHASPIGVDEPDPSPNRNLN
- a CDS encoding TraB/GumN family protein; its protein translation is MAETAPEAPQSGTDSPSNPLNPVAGEASTSALTSRNVTHVEIEGRDVYIVGTAHVSPKSVEEVTRVIREVKPDTVCVELDAMRHEALVDENRWRKLDIFAVIRQQKVLFLLSSLVLSSYQRRMGDKLGVKPGAELHAAVREADALGAHLVLADRDIQATLKRTWGNLSFFNKLKVLAAMNAAFFGSAEIDEEQIEELKDRDVINEMMHEFAQAMPQVQVPLIDERDRFLMTKIADAPGKKIVAVVGAGHVQGMLNQLGKRADLEELSKIPPPGIAGRVFKWVIPLIVLGAFYYGYVNHSSEGLKQMIFAWLIPNVIGAAVMSIIAGARPLTVLVAGVASPITSLNPTIGAGMVAGLCEAWLRKPTVEDCEGVADITGFAEMRKNNFTRVLLVAVFATLGSAIGAWIGAAWVVKLL
- a CDS encoding DUF2461 domain-containing protein, coding for MAKFAGFSRETIKFLQGLQDHNDKAWFDAHRAEYEEHYLEPAKAFVSALAPTFEKWRPGLHAEPRVNGSIFRINRDVRFSKDKTPYKHHLDLWFWEGEGRNFGCPGLFFRLLPGELIMGVGLHKLDKDWLRKYRAAILDDVSAKELQKVLTKVEKAGYAIGGRNLARVPRGLPPDHPRADLLRHDGITATLETPLPKDLYTPNFPKFCLGHFKAMLPLHTWLVELGSRK
- a CDS encoding TonB family protein: MPFQGQRCRRLERRLSPFWGWGLGALLAVTWVSPTSAQPNDATTKPGASKPKPPPLVPPKALSDTEVLRPAGTEAEADVLLELTIDERGKVTRVVVLKGEEPYASKAKSAAEAWRFRPALRGEQPVSARIRFVVHFAAPQAPEPEPEVEQPAPESASATETPPKTAPAPGASPPKKPPPEDEVVVLGNRTPPGAVTLNRAEVRQLPGAFGDPFRAIEALPGVTPLISGVPFFYVRGAPPGNVGYFLDGIRVPLLYHIGLGPSVIHPGIVKQVDLYPGGYPARFGRFAGGIVSGETAEPRTDLLHGEASVRLVDAGALVESPFAGGKGTALVAGRYAYPGLVLQLFAPEAILRYWDYQTRASYEVTPDDRLTLFSFGAYDYLGEVQPDGTTDTFFNTQFHRVDLRWDQRHSASTNSRTALYVGLDRTQGEEGTFLRDRLAHLRYQLDYRASDQATYSVGADFALDHYDVRFTDSEDQEDIGRLFPARTDYAMGAFGQVEWRPERWLTVTPGVRVDWYYSNAEYALAVEPRVSARYDINQRWRLIHALGVAHQPPAFVIPLPGFQVSGLEDGLQRSLQHSAGVETDLPWDVTASVTLFQNAFFNMTDALSRRGQNNDEPGDGGSDGGSNDAEEFSERALGHSYGVEVYVRRQLTKSVGGFISYTLSRSERSINRESFPSGFDRTHVLNLALSFNLGKRWRAGTRAVFYSGYPLSSDALAGLRSEHPERIPAFWRLDWRLEKRWRLGKTGSWALVFEVVNTTLNKETIDVECDRFEDGLGNSSSTCREEKIGPVTIPSIGVEAFF
- a CDS encoding aminotransferase class V-fold PLP-dependent enzyme, translating into MEAFHEIAAFIRQHEVGRRAHLETPFGRRLIFYADLTATGRYLHFIEAWMRRVRPFYANTHTAVSSTGRIVTTLRENARAVVRRTLNAGPEDEVLFTGPGATAAINKLIGLLGWNLPEPLERRFGWSAAIQDEERPVVFIGPYEHHSNELPWVESIAEVVEIALDDAGRIDLDHLEQQLKKYADRPFKLGSFSAASNVTGVLSDVPAVARLLHRFGAFACFDYAAAGPYVPIDMHPQGDEDARIDALFLSTHKFIGGPQASGILAANRALFITRIPEKPGGGTVDYVAGAGKDAIDYVSHLAEREEAGTPAIMGDVRAGTAFLVKEMIGPERIREHEIELAKQAIERLSAHPKIQVLGPATTERLAIISFNITGLHHDLVSALLDHLFGIQNRAGCACAGPYGHRLLSIDRAHSERFRTLIQKHVIGIKPGWVRVTLPFYANAPDLEFLLSAIEFVADHGETFVPLYRLNWRDGVWRHTEQPVPDIEPIELTVEALREAAQSFAAGDHEGPMSEAQLAAERNEYFEVARCAVDRLTRRWGADKPVFNSGTGRAEIDDLVWFRYVHTEGLERTLS